In Halorubrum sp. PV6, a single window of DNA contains:
- a CDS encoding transglutaminaseTgpA domain-containing protein: MSSRVVSVLVAVLCLTSVVVAAPLLQPDIGSPTESSVADGTRSDGLFQSALDAARASGSAVDDTKQQAEGPNPFADTAKYDSEAVERLASDENPFTPGGRNETVQGNSNIEGENGANGTSPGDTTGTSSTEGENSTDGTSPGGGEGTAAGDDTGVLRYGAVKTPYWRANAYDTYTGTGWERSTEPTRYNPPYEYAGDATRERYRVTAVESMSIVPSFYQPVAVSGLDSVVRHDEGSFERTSRMDAGTQFTVTSDVPEWTYAELSGAGDDYDEDLVTRYGTARAETPDRVHGLTDEITAGQSTPYGKAVAIEHWLKNERAYTLTPPEPGENVVDEFLFNLEGGYCEYFATAMTEMLRTQGIPARYVTGYARGQVDGNVEEVTFDRAHAWVEVYIEGVGWVTFDPTPPEREDVRSNNTEYTASVEDVKRAVHHAEKDDDWNPVDAEAELLSDPTPGTDGTVRVTQSGAPLVDHRVSYNGDVVGLTDRNGEVTGTLPYTANLEVTVEEYVAPGEPDEENVTDETEEQEDSEGSEEQEDSEGSEEQEDSEGSEEQGDSEGSEGQEGSEGSDREETTDDRSAGDGTSSGESGGLGSGDGSGGVVGTLDATGTSTIGGPISRIPTDTVFTVEFSDSASETASVESPARVLTPRAAAGSGGVAYQATEGAIPLTTDIDVTFSETPLYPGADTTVTASIDGVPVKNATVTADGFETRTNETGVASITVPYSEEVTVVAERGEASGKSTAPIATDVTLSAPASPPAGARVAVEAHIDDRPIDGLELLVDDIALAETNETGTALVPVGYDDTVDIVAERGAVRGSQTLEVNTTLDVTATGLPIPGTTVQLMATTAGGPVADATVRAAGTNTTTDENGTATVGIPLTPTREVGYLVRRGDTTAAGTVGLIRSWATIIVAGLLGGVAVTRLTNPVAAGRRGVAGGRRLLARLVNIPRLALSAIIRAAAWCRTQAARGGRGVVSTLYAVLTAVVAGSQRVLTDLPRKTVAFTVTIGEWSQRGVTRVIETVVWLAVGPQTWLYRLRGRDAEETAPPSQAGLSESDADDGEDATIDPRVVIFRAWNWLVGVVRPRQTLTPAEIAERAIGLGLPEHHVQRVLTGFRSLRYGGREPSQEDAETIADAERSLRSERGGEE, translated from the coding sequence ATGAGTTCTCGCGTCGTCTCCGTACTGGTTGCCGTCCTCTGTCTCACGTCTGTCGTGGTGGCTGCGCCGCTGTTACAGCCCGACATTGGCAGTCCAACTGAGTCGTCGGTCGCAGACGGGACTCGCTCCGACGGACTGTTCCAATCTGCACTTGATGCCGCCCGAGCGAGCGGCTCGGCAGTTGACGACACGAAACAGCAGGCCGAGGGTCCGAACCCATTCGCTGACACGGCGAAGTACGACAGCGAGGCCGTGGAGCGTTTGGCGTCCGACGAGAATCCGTTTACTCCCGGTGGCCGGAACGAGACGGTTCAAGGGAATTCGAATATTGAAGGTGAGAACGGCGCTAACGGGACATCTCCCGGTGACACCACGGGCACTTCGAGCACTGAAGGAGAAAATAGCACTGACGGAACGTCTCCTGGTGGCGGCGAAGGAACCGCCGCGGGAGACGACACCGGTGTCCTTCGATACGGCGCCGTTAAAACACCGTATTGGCGCGCCAACGCGTACGACACGTACACCGGAACCGGCTGGGAGCGGTCGACGGAGCCAACGAGATACAACCCACCGTACGAGTACGCCGGGGACGCCACTCGGGAGCGGTACCGGGTCACCGCCGTCGAATCGATGAGTATCGTTCCGTCGTTTTATCAGCCGGTCGCCGTCAGTGGGCTGGACTCGGTCGTCAGGCATGATGAGGGCTCTTTCGAGCGTACTTCGCGGATGGACGCAGGAACGCAGTTCACCGTGACGAGCGACGTTCCCGAGTGGACGTATGCGGAGCTCAGCGGTGCAGGGGACGACTACGATGAAGATTTGGTTACTCGATACGGGACGGCTCGTGCGGAAACGCCGGACCGGGTCCACGGGTTGACCGACGAGATAACCGCCGGCCAGTCGACCCCGTATGGCAAGGCTGTTGCCATCGAGCATTGGCTGAAGAACGAACGGGCGTACACGCTGACGCCACCGGAACCCGGAGAGAACGTCGTTGACGAGTTCCTCTTCAACTTGGAAGGTGGGTACTGTGAATACTTTGCGACGGCGATGACAGAGATGCTCCGCACACAGGGTATTCCTGCGCGGTATGTGACGGGCTACGCTCGTGGACAGGTCGATGGCAACGTCGAGGAAGTGACTTTTGACCGGGCACACGCGTGGGTAGAGGTGTATATCGAGGGCGTCGGTTGGGTTACGTTCGACCCCACGCCTCCGGAACGCGAGGACGTCCGATCGAATAACACCGAGTACACCGCGTCGGTCGAGGACGTCAAGCGGGCGGTACACCACGCCGAGAAGGACGACGATTGGAACCCCGTCGATGCGGAGGCAGAGTTGTTATCCGACCCGACTCCAGGAACTGACGGGACGGTTCGTGTCACTCAGAGCGGTGCTCCGCTCGTTGACCATCGCGTCAGCTACAACGGCGACGTGGTGGGACTCACCGACCGAAACGGCGAGGTGACGGGAACGCTACCCTACACCGCGAATCTGGAAGTGACTGTCGAGGAGTACGTCGCACCCGGTGAGCCGGATGAAGAGAACGTTACCGACGAGACAGAAGAGCAGGAGGATAGTGAGGGGTCCGAAGAGCAGGAGGATAGCGAGGGGTCCGAAGAGCAGGAGGATAGCGAGGGGTCCGAAGAGCAGGGGGACAGTGAGGGCTCCGAAGGGCAAGAGGGCAGTGAGGGCTCCGACAGAGAAGAGACGACTGACGACAGATCGGCTGGTGATGGCACGAGCTCCGGTGAATCTGGAGGGCTCGGATCCGGTGACGGCAGCGGCGGAGTTGTCGGCACCCTCGATGCGACTGGGACATCAACGATCGGTGGACCGATATCCAGGATCCCGACAGACACGGTTTTCACTGTCGAATTCAGCGACTCCGCCAGCGAGACGGCGTCTGTTGAGAGCCCCGCTCGCGTGCTCACTCCACGAGCGGCCGCCGGATCCGGTGGCGTCGCCTACCAGGCCACGGAGGGGGCTATTCCACTGACCACCGACATCGACGTGACGTTTTCTGAGACGCCGCTCTATCCAGGTGCCGACACGACAGTAACCGCGAGCATCGACGGCGTCCCGGTCAAAAACGCAACAGTGACCGCCGATGGGTTCGAGACGAGGACCAACGAAACCGGCGTTGCAAGTATCACGGTCCCGTACAGCGAGGAAGTCACCGTCGTGGCTGAGCGGGGCGAGGCGAGCGGGAAATCGACTGCACCCATCGCGACGGATGTCACCTTGTCCGCGCCGGCGTCGCCGCCAGCAGGGGCGCGTGTCGCGGTCGAGGCCCACATCGATGACCGACCTATCGACGGGCTGGAACTGCTCGTCGATGACATCGCCCTCGCCGAGACCAACGAAACCGGCACCGCGCTCGTTCCGGTTGGTTACGACGACACGGTCGACATCGTCGCAGAGCGCGGAGCTGTTCGCGGCAGCCAAACGCTCGAAGTAAACACGACACTCGATGTAACCGCCACCGGCCTGCCCATCCCAGGGACGACGGTTCAGCTCATGGCGACGACCGCTGGAGGTCCTGTCGCGGACGCGACGGTCAGGGCCGCCGGAACCAACACGACGACAGACGAGAACGGGACCGCTACCGTCGGTATTCCGCTCACCCCCACACGAGAAGTGGGATATCTCGTCCGACGCGGCGACACCACCGCGGCTGGCACCGTCGGGCTCATCAGGTCTTGGGCCACAATCATCGTGGCCGGTCTCCTCGGCGGTGTGGCAGTGACGCGGTTGACAAATCCGGTCGCCGCAGGGCGAAGAGGCGTCGCAGGTGGCCGGCGCTTGCTCGCACGGCTTGTCAACATTCCACGACTCGCCCTCTCAGCGATCATCCGCGCAGCGGCGTGGTGCCGAACGCAAGCTGCTCGTGGGGGTCGCGGCGTGGTGTCGACACTCTACGCTGTCCTCACCGCCGTCGTAGCGGGCAGTCAGCGTGTGCTAACCGACCTGCCGAGAAAGACGGTGGCTTTCACCGTTACCATCGGAGAATGGAGTCAACGCGGCGTGACACGCGTCATCGAAACTGTGGTCTGGCTCGCTGTCGGTCCTCAGACGTGGCTGTATCGGCTTCGTGGTCGAGATGCCGAGGAAACGGCGCCTCCCTCACAAGCCGGTCTATCTGAGTCCGACGCTGACGACGGCGAAGACGCCACCATCGATCCGCGAGTGGTCATCTTCCGGGCGTGGAACTGGTTGGTCGGTGTCGTTCGACCGCGACAGACGTTGACGCCCGCCGAGATTGCCGAACGCGCGATCGGCCTCGGGCTGCCGGAACACCACGTCCAACGCGTTCTGACCGGGTTCAGGTCGCTCCGATACGGCGGCCGAGAACCGTCACAGGAGGATGCCGAGACGATCGCGGACGCTGAGCGATCGCTTCGCTCGGAACGAGGGGGTGAGGAATGA
- a CDS encoding DUF58 domain-containing protein: MNDEWTVETGRRTEGAAIVGLLAVAAGTATGTGAALFLVVPIVGFVLYDRLTSFTPPNVVCERELETAHPVPGREVTVTLTVHNESEQNLPDLRIVDGVPGSLTVVSGSPRAGLSIAPGDSASFEYTIRSRRGSFSFEPTTVITRNVSGSRRAHRTLQVESPLDCRVRPESYALDNHASLVTGMLDTARGGSGVEFHSTREYHATDPASRIDWRRLARSGELTTVTYRESDAATVQILVDRRPGTDVSYAPSGLTHAEYATYAAEMVAEMLFEAHHRVGVSTLGDGSDVRLPSSGEDHRLALRRLFAAIDGAGTKRPDPTAVADELVETLPNHTQYTLISPIQDDSIVDLATRLSAYDRSVVVLSPRQPRAETDGQRILLADRALRIDDLRRSGVTVLDWDTTEPLRMALEHRFGGAV, from the coding sequence ATGAACGACGAGTGGACCGTCGAGACGGGTCGACGGACGGAGGGTGCAGCCATCGTCGGACTGCTCGCGGTCGCGGCAGGCACCGCGACCGGGACCGGTGCGGCGCTGTTTCTTGTCGTGCCCATTGTCGGGTTTGTGCTGTACGACCGACTCACCTCGTTTACACCCCCAAACGTCGTCTGTGAACGCGAGTTAGAAACGGCACACCCGGTGCCTGGCCGAGAGGTCACTGTCACGCTCACGGTTCACAACGAAAGCGAGCAGAATCTCCCTGATCTCCGAATCGTCGACGGTGTCCCCGGATCGTTGACCGTGGTGAGCGGGTCGCCACGAGCAGGGCTCTCGATCGCGCCCGGCGACTCCGCCTCGTTTGAGTACACGATCCGGTCGCGACGAGGATCGTTCTCCTTTGAGCCGACCACCGTCATCACGCGGAACGTAAGCGGCTCTCGACGCGCGCATCGGACCCTTCAGGTTGAGAGTCCGCTCGATTGCCGCGTCCGCCCTGAATCGTACGCCCTGGACAATCACGCGAGTTTGGTCACCGGCATGCTGGACACGGCACGCGGCGGCTCAGGTGTGGAGTTTCACTCGACACGCGAGTACCACGCGACCGACCCGGCGAGTCGCATCGACTGGCGGCGGCTCGCGAGAAGCGGCGAGTTGACGACCGTCACGTACCGCGAGTCGGATGCAGCCACCGTCCAGATCCTTGTCGATCGGCGCCCCGGAACAGACGTTTCGTACGCCCCAAGTGGGCTCACGCACGCCGAGTACGCGACGTATGCCGCCGAGATGGTGGCCGAGATGCTCTTCGAGGCCCACCATCGGGTCGGGGTGTCGACCCTCGGCGACGGTAGTGACGTCAGGCTGCCGTCGAGCGGCGAAGACCATCGACTCGCACTGCGGCGGCTGTTCGCTGCGATCGACGGGGCTGGAACGAAGCGCCCGGACCCGACGGCGGTGGCGGACGAACTCGTCGAAACCCTTCCGAACCACACTCAGTACACCCTCATCTCACCGATTCAGGACGACAGTATCGTCGACTTGGCGACACGGCTCAGCGCGTACGACCGCAGCGTGGTCGTCCTCTCGCCGCGGCAACCGCGAGCCGAGACAGACGGCCAGCGAATCTTACTCGCTGACCGGGCGCTCCGAATTGACGACCTCAGACGAAGCGGAGTAACGGTCCTTGACTGGGATACGACGGAGCCACTCCGAATGGCGCTGGAACACCGCTTCGGGGGTGCCGTATGA
- a CDS encoding rhomboid family intramembrane serine protease — translation MSSKKTDVLDEQVIKHGKAAIQQLATESSPITHALIGCVIGMFIVEVWIMHTNSLGDLEVVAKGIFGVAPSAGWMLSPFLHNSIPHFLVNIAGLILLGVPLEKHWSKKRYAVFLIAAGYMATVGGGVFLTIFTDQQIASYGVSGVVYALAGFGLIHLPRSHWPFDSLQWIVVLFGVSAMLSVVVDPFIGPYFEPNWINGGHLVGFVIGVVAGWFGWNS, via the coding sequence ATGTCGTCGAAAAAGACCGATGTGTTGGACGAACAGGTTATCAAACATGGCAAAGCAGCGATTCAACAGCTGGCTACCGAGAGCTCACCAATTACTCATGCACTCATCGGCTGTGTCATTGGAATGTTCATTGTTGAGGTATGGATCATGCATACCAACTCGCTAGGTGATCTCGAGGTTGTCGCCAAAGGAATATTCGGTGTGGCTCCTTCTGCTGGGTGGATGCTCTCGCCGTTTCTTCACAACAGCATACCGCATTTCCTCGTGAACATTGCCGGACTCATTCTCCTTGGTGTGCCTTTAGAAAAACACTGGTCGAAAAAACGATATGCCGTCTTCCTGATTGCGGCAGGATATATGGCAACAGTCGGGGGAGGGGTGTTTCTCACCATATTTACCGATCAGCAAATAGCATCCTACGGAGTGAGTGGAGTCGTGTACGCGCTGGCTGGATTTGGACTGATTCACCTACCTCGCAGTCACTGGCCATTTGACTCTTTACAGTGGATCGTAGTGTTGTTTGGAGTTAGTGCGATGCTCTCGGTCGTCGTTGATCCATTTATTGGTCCATACTTCGAGCCAAATTGGATCAATGGTGGGCACCTTGTTGGCTTCGTTATTGGTGTTGTAGCGGGGTGGTTCGGCTGGAACAGCTAA
- a CDS encoding MoxR family ATPase, protein MTQQISPDRVADHVSALATEIESAIVLDEQFLETILIAILADGHVLLEDVPGTGKTITAESIAKTMGLSFSRIQFTPDLLPADITGSNVYNDHDGSFEFREGPVFANVLLADEINRAPPKTQSALLEAMQERQVTVDGTTYDLPVPFFVIATQNPIEQEGTFELPEAQLDRFLVKSAIGYPDRDGEKELLFRRLDRDAPEPSVSQTIDRGTAAALRTAQELVTVDRDLVDYVVDICRATREDVRVATGVSPRGTQRLLEASRAAAAYHGRDYLVPDDIKRVAAPTLAHRLVLTTEARMDRTSERQIVDEILNTVSVPRDTDAPEA, encoded by the coding sequence ATGACACAGCAAATTTCTCCCGACCGCGTCGCCGATCACGTCTCCGCGCTGGCAACGGAGATTGAATCGGCGATCGTGTTAGATGAACAGTTCTTAGAAACGATCTTGATCGCAATTCTGGCAGATGGCCACGTCCTGCTGGAGGACGTTCCGGGCACTGGAAAGACAATCACGGCCGAGAGCATTGCCAAGACGATGGGGTTGAGCTTCAGTCGGATCCAGTTCACGCCCGATCTGCTCCCCGCCGATATCACCGGCAGCAACGTCTACAATGACCACGACGGGAGCTTCGAATTCCGAGAAGGCCCGGTGTTTGCCAACGTGTTACTCGCCGACGAGATCAACCGAGCACCCCCAAAGACCCAATCGGCCCTGCTCGAAGCGATGCAAGAGCGGCAGGTAACCGTCGACGGAACTACGTACGACCTCCCGGTTCCGTTCTTCGTGATCGCCACGCAGAATCCGATCGAACAGGAGGGAACATTCGAACTCCCGGAGGCACAGCTTGACCGCTTCCTCGTCAAATCCGCTATCGGCTATCCGGACCGCGATGGGGAGAAGGAGTTGCTCTTCAGACGGCTCGACCGAGACGCGCCCGAACCGAGCGTGTCCCAGACGATCGATCGAGGAACGGCGGCGGCGCTCAGAACCGCACAGGAGTTAGTGACTGTTGACAGAGATCTGGTCGACTACGTCGTCGACATCTGCCGTGCGACGCGGGAGGACGTGCGCGTCGCGACCGGCGTCTCTCCCCGTGGGACGCAGCGACTGCTCGAAGCGTCGCGCGCCGCGGCCGCCTACCATGGGCGCGATTACCTCGTGCCGGACGACATCAAGCGAGTCGCCGCACCCACGCTCGCACACCGACTGGTGTTGACCACAGAAGCGCGAATGGACCGCACCTCGGAGAGACAGATTGTAGATGAGATCCTCAACACCGTCAGCGTCCCTCGCGATACGGACGCGCCGGAAGCGTAG
- a CDS encoding glycosyl hydrolase: MTRRSWLKGLIASGVLAGGGSVTAGAAATDIEQVGAGSIARVQPSAAGAPPRTIYATDDLSAPYPSNDWWTTLLWRPLSENIWIHPLAARVTESGLAVTYPDEWQVGDAPFTWGDRTDDFAELTASPDASTAPIDSDLTVSHPDVAGDAPAEVADYGDWSVTYRRTGGEASLEATLVQGSPFVYFETAAGGLDVSFDGDVSVWHERDHVLGVTVGDSHYGLFAPPGASWDGVESDSVSSALDGAGYASVALLPEATPNTLNEFRRRAYAFVTDTTVAWEYDAERSAVVTDYEFDLDAKRGGADETLTALYPHQAKRTGADLCDWSYVSPRGEMPVHAGSSFTTELPYRGILPFLPDATDVPDLSEHVDSAASTDPLIRDDLGDGTYWTGKNFERLLQLAPLAEQVDDEAAAERFQNAIREELETWFTADADGEVAEEFLFWYDDDWGTLNGAPMGFGADADLNDHHFHYGYWVKAAAEMARSDPEWASEDAYGGVVDLLVRDYASPDRDDPRFPFLRNFSPYAGHSWASGSGELPAGCNQESSSEAINAYAAMVLWGELTGDEAIRDAGIYLYTHEVHAALEYWFDVGDENLPDEWPYDYAGIVWGRGYKYATWFNQDPESIHAINYLPVGGHSLYLGWNRDAAASNWATLRENDGGGETFDLGWYTDVLWEFRALSDPAAARAWYESDYAPGDFGESRAHTAHWVHTLDAVGVPDATVTADTAFYSVFRDGTTRTYVAYNAGDEPSTVSFSDGTELAVEPGTTATTTRAFESLPELAGSFPRVEGTGARGEPDENDGKHGRGGPGRGNGDRRKSGSGQHGK, encoded by the coding sequence ATGACCAGACGGAGTTGGCTCAAAGGACTGATCGCGAGCGGCGTGCTCGCGGGCGGTGGAAGCGTCACCGCCGGCGCGGCCGCCACCGACATCGAGCAGGTCGGCGCGGGCAGCATCGCACGGGTACAGCCGTCGGCGGCGGGCGCGCCGCCGCGAACGATCTACGCCACGGACGATCTTTCGGCGCCGTACCCGTCGAACGACTGGTGGACGACCCTGCTGTGGCGTCCCCTCTCGGAGAACATCTGGATCCACCCCTTGGCCGCGCGCGTCACCGAGTCGGGGCTCGCCGTCACCTATCCGGACGAGTGGCAGGTCGGCGACGCGCCGTTCACCTGGGGCGACCGGACGGACGACTTCGCGGAACTCACGGCGTCACCCGACGCCAGCACCGCCCCGATCGACTCGGACCTGACCGTCTCGCACCCCGACGTCGCCGGCGACGCGCCCGCCGAGGTCGCCGACTACGGCGACTGGTCCGTCACCTACCGACGGACGGGCGGCGAGGCGAGCCTCGAGGCGACGCTCGTTCAGGGCTCGCCGTTCGTCTACTTCGAGACGGCGGCCGGCGGGCTCGACGTGTCGTTCGACGGCGACGTCTCCGTCTGGCACGAGCGCGACCACGTGCTTGGCGTGACGGTCGGCGACAGCCACTACGGGCTGTTCGCCCCGCCCGGCGCCTCGTGGGACGGCGTCGAGAGCGACTCCGTCTCGTCGGCGCTCGACGGTGCAGGCTACGCCTCCGTCGCCCTCCTGCCGGAAGCGACGCCGAACACGTTAAACGAGTTCCGCCGCCGCGCGTACGCCTTCGTCACCGACACGACGGTCGCGTGGGAGTACGACGCGGAGCGGTCGGCGGTCGTCACCGACTACGAGTTCGACCTCGACGCGAAACGCGGTGGCGCCGACGAGACGCTGACGGCGCTGTATCCGCATCAGGCGAAGCGAACGGGAGCCGACCTGTGCGACTGGTCGTACGTCTCCCCGCGCGGCGAGATGCCGGTCCACGCCGGGTCGTCGTTCACGACCGAGCTACCCTACCGCGGCATCCTGCCGTTCCTCCCGGACGCGACGGACGTGCCGGACCTCTCGGAGCACGTCGACAGCGCCGCGTCGACCGACCCGCTGATCCGAGACGACCTCGGCGATGGCACCTACTGGACGGGCAAGAACTTCGAGCGGCTCCTCCAGTTGGCGCCGCTCGCCGAGCAGGTCGACGACGAGGCCGCCGCGGAGCGGTTTCAGAACGCGATCCGCGAGGAGCTGGAGACGTGGTTCACCGCGGACGCCGACGGCGAGGTGGCCGAGGAGTTCCTCTTCTGGTACGACGACGACTGGGGCACGCTGAACGGCGCTCCGATGGGGTTCGGCGCCGACGCGGACCTGAACGACCACCACTTCCACTACGGCTACTGGGTGAAGGCGGCGGCGGAGATGGCGCGGAGCGACCCGGAGTGGGCGAGCGAGGACGCGTACGGCGGTGTCGTCGACCTCCTCGTCCGCGACTACGCGAGCCCCGACCGCGACGACCCCCGCTTCCCGTTCCTCCGGAACTTCAGCCCGTACGCCGGGCATTCGTGGGCGTCCGGCAGCGGCGAACTCCCGGCCGGCTGTAACCAGGAGTCGTCGTCGGAGGCGATCAACGCCTACGCGGCGATGGTGTTGTGGGGCGAACTGACCGGCGACGAGGCGATCCGCGACGCGGGCATCTACCTCTACACCCACGAGGTCCACGCCGCCTTGGAGTACTGGTTCGACGTCGGCGACGAGAACCTGCCCGACGAGTGGCCGTACGACTACGCCGGGATAGTGTGGGGTCGCGGGTACAAGTACGCCACCTGGTTCAATCAGGATCCGGAGTCGATCCACGCGATCAACTACCTGCCGGTCGGCGGGCACTCGCTGTACCTCGGGTGGAACCGCGACGCCGCGGCGTCGAACTGGGCGACGCTCCGCGAGAACGACGGGGGCGGCGAGACGTTCGACCTCGGGTGGTACACGGACGTCCTCTGGGAGTTCCGGGCGCTCTCGGACCCGGCCGCGGCGCGGGCTTGGTACGAGAGCGACTACGCCCCCGGAGACTTCGGGGAGTCGCGCGCCCACACGGCCCACTGGGTCCACACGCTCGACGCCGTCGGCGTCCCCGACGCGACCGTGACGGCCGACACGGCGTTCTACTCGGTGTTCAGAGACGGCACCACGCGGACGTACGTCGCCTACAACGCGGGCGACGAGCCCTCGACGGTGTCCTTTTCCGACGGCACGGAACTCGCCGTCGAACCGGGGACGACGGCGACGACGACCCGCGCCTTCGAGTCGCTGCCCGAGCTCGCCGGGTCCTTCCCGCGCGTTGAGGGCACCGGCGCCCGCGGAGAACCGGACGAAAACGACGGGAAGCACGGTCGGGGAGGACCCGGCCGGGGGAACGGGGATCGGCGTAAATCCGGGTCGGGGCAGCACGGAAAGTAG
- a CDS encoding Nramp family divalent metal transporter, whose translation MSITQRLKAIGPGAMVAAAFIGPGTVTTASVTGAEFGYALLWTIAFSIIATIVLQEMSARLGLVSGEGLGEALRERFDNQIVEYVSIFLVVGAIGVGTAAYEAGNILGGAAGLATITGVSSTVWGVLMGLVAGALLYTGRYKLIERALVGLVILMALSFIASAILIGPEPGAIAAGFVPSIPSGSLYLITGLIGTTIVGYNLFLHASNVQERWSGPEDLGHSRVDTVLSIAVGGLITLTIMVTAAAAFEPGTQINDVGQMAEQLRPLAGPYAEVFFSIGLFAAGFTSATTAPLAGAWATTGALGWNSDMQSSRFRAVWGTILGVGVLSVVLGGSPVQIIVFAQVVNGILLPIVALFLIYAMNQDDLLGEYTNGPVANVLGAIVTLIVVWLGLRTILSVAGVL comes from the coding sequence ATGAGCATTACTCAACGACTCAAAGCCATCGGCCCGGGAGCCATGGTCGCAGCGGCGTTCATCGGTCCGGGCACGGTCACGACCGCGAGCGTAACTGGAGCAGAGTTTGGCTACGCACTCCTGTGGACGATCGCCTTCTCGATCATCGCAACGATCGTTTTACAGGAGATGAGTGCACGGCTTGGCCTCGTTTCGGGCGAGGGGCTCGGCGAGGCGCTCAGAGAGCGATTCGATAACCAGATCGTCGAGTACGTGAGTATCTTTCTCGTCGTCGGGGCTATCGGCGTTGGAACCGCTGCATACGAGGCCGGGAACATTCTCGGCGGGGCAGCAGGGCTGGCGACGATCACGGGAGTCAGTTCCACCGTATGGGGCGTCTTGATGGGACTCGTCGCCGGCGCGCTGCTATACACCGGACGGTACAAGCTGATCGAGCGGGCGCTCGTCGGGCTCGTTATCCTCATGGCACTCTCGTTCATTGCATCGGCGATCCTCATCGGTCCCGAGCCCGGTGCGATCGCAGCAGGGTTCGTACCCAGCATTCCGTCCGGCTCGCTGTATCTCATCACTGGCCTCATCGGGACGACGATTGTCGGGTACAACCTGTTTTTGCACGCAAGCAACGTCCAGGAGCGATGGAGTGGTCCCGAGGATCTCGGTCACTCTCGCGTCGACACGGTGCTGTCTATCGCTGTCGGTGGACTGATCACGCTCACGATCATGGTGACCGCGGCTGCGGCGTTTGAACCGGGGACGCAGATTAACGATGTTGGTCAGATGGCCGAACAGCTGCGCCCGCTGGCAGGCCCGTATGCGGAGGTGTTCTTTAGTATCGGATTGTTCGCTGCTGGGTTCACGAGCGCGACGACGGCACCCCTTGCAGGCGCGTGGGCAACCACTGGCGCACTGGGGTGGAACTCCGACATGCAGAGCTCGCGATTCCGTGCAGTCTGGGGCACGATCCTCGGCGTTGGCGTCCTCTCAGTGGTGCTTGGGGGGAGCCCCGTGCAGATCATTGTGTTCGCGCAGGTGGTGAACGGGATTCTCCTCCCGATTGTCGCACTCTTCCTGATTTACGCGATGAATCAGGACGATCTCCTCGGGGAGTATACGAACGGGCCGGTGGCAAACGTGCTCGGTGCTATCGTGACGCTTATCGTTGTTTGGCTCGGTCTTCGAACAATCCTCAGCGTGGCTGGGGTGTTATAA
- a CDS encoding DUF547 domain-containing protein produces MIAPEPTPEPDSDRASLDDSGSASVAASAPTLVADSQRFLRAVRAPDDHGLTLDTVRRRLADASPDELAALGPDEQLAFWLNVYNAATGATLLADPERFEDRRRFFGESIVTVAGTDLSLDQIEHGILRGSQWKYGLGYVPNPFPSAFVRRHRVADPDPRVHFALNCGAASCPAVAAYDAADVDDQLDRSAASYLQSGTAVEDGTARIPRLLLWYRGDFGGRSGIYALLRKYDAIDPDSISRIRYREYDWSLALDAFRTEEGSR; encoded by the coding sequence ATGATCGCTCCAGAGCCGACGCCCGAACCGGACTCCGACCGGGCGTCACTCGACGACTCCGGCTCTGCGTCCGTCGCCGCCTCCGCCCCCACTCTCGTCGCGGACTCGCAGCGGTTCCTCCGCGCGGTTCGAGCCCCCGACGATCACGGGCTCACACTCGATACCGTCCGAAGACGGCTCGCCGACGCCTCGCCCGACGAACTGGCCGCGCTCGGTCCCGACGAGCAACTCGCGTTCTGGCTCAACGTCTACAACGCCGCGACGGGGGCCACGCTGCTCGCGGATCCTGAGCGTTTCGAGGACCGTCGTCGATTCTTCGGCGAGTCGATCGTCACCGTCGCCGGGACTGACCTGAGTCTCGATCAGATAGAACACGGGATTCTCCGGGGTTCACAGTGGAAGTACGGGCTCGGCTACGTCCCGAATCCCTTCCCCTCGGCGTTCGTCCGGCGCCACCGCGTCGCCGATCCCGACCCGCGCGTTCACTTCGCGCTCAACTGCGGTGCCGCCTCCTGTCCCGCGGTCGCGGCCTACGACGCCGCCGACGTGGACGACCAGCTCGACCGGTCCGCCGCCTCCTACCTGCAGAGCGGGACCGCCGTCGAAGACGGGACCGCCCGGATCCCTCGCCTCCTCCTGTGGTACCGCGGCGACTTCGGCGGACGGTCGGGTATCTATGCGCTCCTCCGCAAGTACGACGCGATCGACCCTGACTCGATCTCGCGGATCCGCTACCGCGAGTACGACTGGTCGCTCGCGCTCGACGCGTTCCGGACCGAGGAGGGGAGCCGATGA